The genomic region GTGGCGCTCGCGATGCGCGCCGATGCCTCCGACGCGGCGCTCGAGCGCGCCGGCAGGATGTTGCTGGCGACCCGGCCGACCGCGGTCAATCTGAAATGGGCCGTCGACGAGATGCAGCGCGCGCTGGCGCCGCTCGCGGCTTCGGCCCGCGCCGAGGCGGCCTATGCCCGCGCGCGCGAGATCGCCGATGAGGATGTCGAGATCAACCGCGAGATCGGCCGTCACGGGCTCGGCCTGATCGAGACGATCGCCGCGACCAAGAAGCCGGGCGAGGTGGTGAACGTCCTGACGCATTGCAACGCCGGCTGGCTTGCAACCGTGGATTGGGGAACGGCGACATCGCCGATCTACCAGGCGCATGATCGCGGCATTCCAGTCCATGTCTGGGTCGACGAGACGCGGCCGCGCAATCAGGGCGCTTCGCTCACCGCCTGGGAACTCGGGCACCACGGCGTGCCGCACACCGTGATCCCCGACAACACCGGCGGGCATCTGATGCAGCATCGCATGGTCGATCTCGCGATCGTCGGGACCGATCGCGTCGCCGCCAATGGCGACGTCTGCAACAAGATCGGGACCTATCTGAAAGCGCTCGCGGCCCACGACAACAGCGTGCCGTTCTATGTTGCGCTGCCGTCGCCAACCATCGACTTTAGTATTGATGACGGCGTCAGGCAGATTCCGATCGAGCAGCGCGCGGCCGCCGAGGTGACGCACCTCACGGGACGCACGGCGGATGGCCGGATCGAGACCGTGCGCGTGGTTCCGGACGGCTCGTCGGTTGCCAATTTCGGCTTCGACGTGACGCCGGCGCGGCTTGTGACCGGATTGATCACCGAGCGCGGCGTTCTCAAGCCGGAGCGTGCTGCACTTGCGAGCGCCTTTCCCGAACGTTCCACCGTTTAACTGAAGGCTGCATTGACGGTGGTTGCATCAGCACGCTATCCCAATCGTTGCCCTCGCAACCCAGACCGTCTCATCCATGTCCAATACCGAACTTGAGATCGTCGTCGACGATCCGACCGCACCTGAAGATAACTCGCCGGCGATCGTCAGTACCGGCGTCGTCGACGTCGTCGTGTCGCTGCTGTTGCTTGCGCTCGCCGTGGTGCTCGGCTGGGACAATTGGCGCACCGGCGCGTCGTGGGACTCGACCGGTCCGCAGCCGGGCTATTTTCCGTTCTACCTCTCGGTCATCCTCGGCGGCGCCAGCCTCTATGGCCTGGGTGCGGCCTTCGTCTCGCGCCAGGAGGCTGCCGAGACCTTTGTCACCCGCGCCCAGCTTCGCCGGGTGATGGCGGTGTTCGTGCCGACATTGCTGTTCTGCCTCGCCACCCAATATCTCGGCCTCTATGTCGCGAGCTTTCTCTTGATCGCTGGCTTCATGCGCCTCGTCGGCAAGATCGCGCTGTGGAAGTCGCTGCTGACCGCCTTCGTCTTCACAGCCGCGATGTTCATAACGTTCGACGTCGCGTTCGACGTCATCATGCCAAAGGGGCCGCTCGAAGCGGCTCTCGGCCGCTAGCGAACCGAGTCGAACCATGGAAGCTTTCGGTCTCCTGCTGCACGGCTTTGCCGTCCTATTGACGTGGAAGACGCTGCTGTTGATGATGGTCGGCCTCGTGCTCGGCATCTTCGTCGGCGTGCTGCCCGGGCTCGGCGGCCCCAACGGCGTCGCGATCCTGCTGCCGCTGACCTTCACGATGGACCCGACATCGGCCATCGTGATGCTGTCGTGCATCTACTGGGGCGCGCTGTTCGGCGGCGCCATCACCTCGATCCTGTTCAATATTCCGGGCGAAGCCTGGTCGGTCGCGACCACGTTCGACGGCTATCCGATGGCGCAACAGGGCAGGGCGGCCGAAGCGCTCACCGCGGCGTTCACCTCCTCCTTCGTCGGTTCGCTGGTCGCGGTGCTGCTGATCACCTTCCTGGCGCCGATGATCTCGTCGTTTGCGCTGAGGTTCGGCCCGCCGGAATTCTTCGCCGTCTATCTCCTGACCTTCTGTTCCTTCGTTGGCCTCGGCCGCGAGGCCAAGCACAAGACGGTCATCTCGATGTCGCTCGGGCTGCTGCTCGCCGGCGTCGGCATGGATACGGTGTCCGGGCAATTGCGCATGACGTTCGGCTCCGCGGAGCTTCTGCGCGGCATCAACTTCCTCGTCGCTGTCATCGGCCTGTTCGGCATCAGCGAGATCCTGCTCACGATGGAGGAGCGCCTCGCGCTGCGCGGACACGCCGCCGGCATCAGCCTGCGCGCCGTGCTCTCGGTGTGGAAGGACCTGCCGAAATACTGGGTGACGCTGCTGCGCTCGTCGGTGATCGGCTGCTGGCTCGGCATCACGCCGGGCGGCGCGATCGCGGCCTCCTTCATGGGCTACAACCTCGCCAAGCGCTTCGCCAAGGATCAGGAGAGCTTTGGCAAAGGCCGGATCGAGGGCGTGTTCGCGCCGGAGACCGCCGCGCATGCCTCGGGCACCTCGGCGCTGTTGCCGATGCTGGCGCTCGGCATTCCCGGTTCGGGGACCGCTGCGATCCTGCTCGGCGGCCTGATGGTATGGGGCCTCAACCCGGGGCCGCTGCTGTTCGTCGAGCACAAGGATTTCGTCTGGGGCCTGATCGCCTCGATGTATCTCGGCAATGTCGTCGGCCTGGTGCTGGTGCTGACCACGGTGCCGATCTTCGCCTCGATCCTGCGCGTGCCGTTCGCGGCCGTAGCCCCGATGATCGTGGTGTCCTGCGCGATCGGCGCCTATGCGATCCAGAACGCGATGTTCGATATCTGGCTGATGCTGGGCTTCGGCGTCGTCGGCTACGTCTTCAAGAAGATCGGGATCCCGCTCGCGCCGTTCACCCTGGCATTGGTGCTCGGCAACCGCGCCGAGGATGCGTTCCGCCTCTCGATGATCGGCTCCGGCGGCGACATGAAGGTGTTCTGGTCGAACGGCCTGGTCGGCACCATCACGACGCTGGCGATTGTACTACTGTTCTGGCCTATAATTGATAGCGCGGTCGCTGCCGTGGCGC from Bradyrhizobium elkanii USDA 76 harbors:
- the mtnA gene encoding S-methyl-5-thioribose-1-phosphate isomerase gives rise to the protein MKVDGRHFRSIWLEPDGWSVGAIDQRRLPHEFIVAKLTTADEAGEAIRSMLVRGAPLIGATAAYGVALAMRADASDAALERAGRMLLATRPTAVNLKWAVDEMQRALAPLAASARAEAAYARAREIADEDVEINREIGRHGLGLIETIAATKKPGEVVNVLTHCNAGWLATVDWGTATSPIYQAHDRGIPVHVWVDETRPRNQGASLTAWELGHHGVPHTVIPDNTGGHLMQHRMVDLAIVGTDRVAANGDVCNKIGTYLKALAAHDNSVPFYVALPSPTIDFSIDDGVRQIPIEQRAAAEVTHLTGRTADGRIETVRVVPDGSSVANFGFDVTPARLVTGLITERGVLKPERAALASAFPERSTV
- a CDS encoding tripartite tricarboxylate transporter TctB family protein, with product MSNTELEIVVDDPTAPEDNSPAIVSTGVVDVVVSLLLLALAVVLGWDNWRTGASWDSTGPQPGYFPFYLSVILGGASLYGLGAAFVSRQEAAETFVTRAQLRRVMAVFVPTLLFCLATQYLGLYVASFLLIAGFMRLVGKIALWKSLLTAFVFTAAMFITFDVAFDVIMPKGPLEAALGR
- a CDS encoding tripartite tricarboxylate transporter permease, whose protein sequence is MEAFGLLLHGFAVLLTWKTLLLMMVGLVLGIFVGVLPGLGGPNGVAILLPLTFTMDPTSAIVMLSCIYWGALFGGAITSILFNIPGEAWSVATTFDGYPMAQQGRAAEALTAAFTSSFVGSLVAVLLITFLAPMISSFALRFGPPEFFAVYLLTFCSFVGLGREAKHKTVISMSLGLLLAGVGMDTVSGQLRMTFGSAELLRGINFLVAVIGLFGISEILLTMEERLALRGHAAGISLRAVLSVWKDLPKYWVTLLRSSVIGCWLGITPGGAIAASFMGYNLAKRFAKDQESFGKGRIEGVFAPETAAHASGTSALLPMLALGIPGSGTAAILLGGLMVWGLNPGPLLFVEHKDFVWGLIASMYLGNVVGLVLVLTTVPIFASILRVPFAAVAPMIVVSCAIGAYAIQNAMFDIWLMLGFGVVGYVFKKIGIPLAPFTLALVLGNRAEDAFRLSMIGSGGDMKVFWSNGLVGTITTLAIVLLFWPIIDSAVAAVAQLRLRRFRRPSS